The window CGCATCCGCGCGCCGAAACGGCTGTCGTAGAGCTCGCCGCCACGGCTCTGGCGGATCAGGCTCAGCACATGTGCGGCGCGTTGCGGGTAGTGCGCGTTCAGCCACTCTTCGAACAGCGGCGCCACTTCCAGCGGCAAGCGCAACATCATGTACGCCGCACTTTGCGCACCGGCCGCGTGGGCCTCAGTGAGCAGGCTTTCGATTTCGCTGTCGTTGATCATCGGAATCATCGGCGAACACAACACGCCGACCGGAATTCCTGCTTCACGCATGACCCGAATAGCGCGCAATCGTGCCTTGGGTGCAGCGGCGCGCGGCTCAAGGATACGTTTGAGTTCATCGTCCAGCGTGGTCAGGCTGATCATCACCGCCACCAACCGATGCTGCGCCAGTTCGGTGAGCAAATCGAGATCGCGCAGGATCAGCGAACCCTTGGTGACGATGGTCACCGGATGCCGGTAGCGCAACAGCACTTCGAGAGTCTGGCGGGTGATTTTGTGTTCGCGCTCGATCGGCTGATACGGATCGGTGTTGGAGCCCAGATTGATCGGCGCGCATTCATAGCCACGCTTGCTCAACTGTTCTTCCAGCACCTGCGCAGCGTTGGTCTTGGCGATCAGCTTCGTTTCGAAGTCGAGCCCCGGCGACATGTCCCAATAGGCGTGGCTGGGCCGCGCATAGCAATAGATGCAACCGTGCTCGCAGCCGCGATAGGGATTGATCGAGCGATCGAAGGGCAGATCCGGTGAGGTGTTGCGAGTAATGATGGTTTTCGCCGTTTCGATCATCACTTCGGTGTTTTGCGTCTCGGGTACTTCCTGATACCAGCCGTCATCCTCGGCCACCGAGCGATTCGGTGCGAAGCGGTTGTGCGGGTTGGTCGCGGTGCCGCGTCCGCGAGGGGGGAGAGGGTTGATCATTGGGCAGGCTCCTGATCTGTATATACATACAGTACACGGGCAAGCCCGATGTGATCCAGTACCGCTCGGCGATGGGATACGTGCTGACTGGCAAAGTTTATATATAAGTGCAAAGTACAATCCGGGATACATATGTCCCGTTGTCGCGACAAGTTATCGACTATAGTCTTGGCCAGTTCCAACGGCACTTGCCTGATAACTAATTAAAAGGATTTAATTCATGTCTTATCTCAATCAACGCGGCGTCTTTATGCAAATGATGCTACCCAATGCATCGGAGCCCAATACCATTGTTTCGATGCAACTTGCGCGCAAGGAGCTGGGCTGGAACGCCGAGCAGGAACTGCCCACCGAGACGCTGGTTGACTCGGCCTACGTGGTGGCGGTGTCCAGCGACCGTGGCAAGACATTCACTGTTCGCACCAACAAGAACGATGTGGACGGTGATGGCGATATTGATAACGACGACAAAGCGAAGTTGATTGCGCTGGCCAAGGCTTATGTAAGTATCATTAATCCGTAAGCTCGAAGTTGTAGCGATATACATATAGTAAAAACCCTGCATGAATAGTTCATGCAGGGTTTCTGTTTTTAATGATGATCTGTTACTTGGCCAAGATCATCAGTGGACGTTGTTTTCATATCGTCGCTGCGTAAGCCGGCAACCTCCTTGGCACTGACCGGCGCACCTTTATTGCCCCAACTGCCACGGATAAAGCTCACCACGTCTGCCACTTCCTGATCCGACAGGCGCCAGGCAAAACCCGGCATGGTGAAGGTGGACGGCGCGGTGTGCGTCGCCGGCAGCGTACCGCCCTTGAGCACAATGTGAATCAACGAAGTCGGGTCTTCCGATTGCAGCACCGGATTACCCGCCAGCGCCGGGAACACTCGCGTGTAGCCGTGGCCGTCGGTGCGGTGGCACGCCGCGCAGTTGTCGATGTACACCGCTGCACCACGCTGGCTGTCGTCACCGTCCCACAAAGCCTTGGCGGCTTTCTCGTCGTACTGATGTGGCTGATCGTTCGGATCAGTGGCCGGCAGCGACTTGAGGTAGCGGGCAATCGCGGTCAGGTCGGTGTCGGTCATGTATTGCATGCTGTGGGTGACCACATCGCTCATGCCGCCAAACACCGCGCTGCGGTCGCTGCGCCCGGTCTTGAGGAATTGCACCAGTTGTTCTTCGCTCCAACTGCCGAGGCCGTCCTTGTGGTCGCCGCGCAGGCTCTTGGCGATCCATCCTTCCAGCGGCGCACTGCCGGCCAGAAAAGTGCTGCCATCAGCGGCGCTGAGGGATTTTTCCTGCATGGTCAGGGCGCGTGGCGTATGGCAGGCACCGCAATGTCCGAGGCCTTCGACAAGATACGCCCCACGATCAATGACGGCGTCGTCCGACGTGGCTTTGTAGTCCTCGACCTTCGGCGCAAACATCCAGCGCCAGCCCATCAGCGGCCAACGCATGCTCAACGGCCATGGAATATCACTGGCCTTGTTTTCCTGCGCCACCGGTTGCACGCCGTGCATGAAATACGCGTACAGCGCTTGCATGTCGGTTTCGCTGACACGGGCGTAGGACGGATACGGCATCGCCGGGTACAACGTACTGCCGTTTTTGGCGACACCATGGCGCACGGCTTGATCGAAGTCCGCGAAGCTGTAATCACCAACGCCGGTTTTGTCGGGAGTGATGTTGGTCGAGTAGATCGTGCCGATCGGGGTTTCCATCGGCAGACCGCCGGCGAACGGCTTGCCGCCTTTGGCGGTGTGACACGCCACACAGTCGCCCGCGCGGGCGAGGTATTCGCCTTGCTTGATCAAAGCTTGATCAACTTCGGCCGCCTGCAAAGCAGCACTGCCGAGCAGGGCCAGGGTCGCGATAACAATAGTCTTCATGATCATCGCTCCTTAAGCCTGAACCAGCGGGCCGGGGTTTTTCAGGTATTGCTCGCGGATTGCCTTCGCCGACCAGTAGGTCAGCGCCGCTACCAGCCCTGTCGGGTTGTAACCCAGGCCTTGCGGGAACGCCGAAGCGCCCGGGACGAACACGTTGTGCACGTCCCAGCTCTGCAAGTAGCGGTTCAGTGCGCTTTTTTTCGGATCGGTGCCCATGATCGCGCCACCGTTGAGGTGGGTGGTCTGGTACGACGCAGTATTGAAGTGGTCGCCGACTTTCTTGCCGATCACCGCAATGGCTTTCGGCCCCATCGCTTCAGCGACCTTGCCCATTTTTTCGACCATGAAGCGGTTCATCTTGATGTCGTTTTCCTGCCAGTCGAACGTCATCCGCAGCAATGGCAAGCCGTAGGCATCGCGATACACCGGGTCGAGATCGAGGTAGTTGCCGCGGTAGGACTGATGCGCGCCGTGGGCGTCCATCGACACCTGGTGGGTGTAGTAATCGGCAGTCGCACGTTTCCACGCACTGCCCCAGGCCGGCGTGCCCGGCGGGTTCGAGGTGCCGGCAATCGGTCGGCTGCCAGCCTGGTTAACCCACATCGGCGAGCCGCCGACGAAGCCGTGCGGGCCATGGTCGAAGTTGTCGGCGTTGAAATCGTCCAGCGCCACACCGTTGCCGCCGGCGCCGATGAAGTTGTTGGTGTGGGTGTCCTTGTCGAAGAACGCCTTGATGGTGGCCATGTTCTGGTAGGCGAAATTACGCCCGACCACACCTTCGCCGCTGATCGGGTCGTAGGGCTTGCCGATCCCGGAGAGCAGCATCAGCCGCACGTTGTGCAACTGGAAGGCGCCGAGGATCACCAGGTCCGCCGGCTGCTCGATCTCGCGGCCCTGACCGTCGATGTAAGTGACACCCGTGGCTTTGCTTTTTGTGCTGTCGAGGTTGACCCGCAGCACATGGGAATTGGGCCGCAGCTCGAAATTCGGCAGCGGCTTGAGCGCCGGCAGAATGTTCACGTTCGGCGAGGCCTTGGAATACATGTAGCAAACGTAACCGCTGCAGAACCCGCAGAAGTTGCACGGGCCCATCTGCGCGCCGTAAGGGTTGGTGTACGGCCCGGAGGTATTCGCTGATGGCAGGTTGTAGGGTTTGTAACCGACTTCTGTAGCCGCTTTGCCGAACAGCTGTGCGGAAACGGTGTTTTTCTGCGCTTCCAATGGGAACGGGTTGGAACGATCCGGCGCGTAAGGGTTGCCACCCTTGCCCTGACCGACCAATTGACCTTTCACGGTCCAGGCCTGGCCCGAGGTGCCGAAGACTTTTTCGGCAAAATCGAAGAACGGCTCCAGCTCTTCATAGCTGACGCCGAAGTCCTGGATGGTCATGTCCTTCGGAATAAAGCTTTTGCCGTAGCGCTCTTCGTAGTGGCTGCGCATGCGCAACTCGATCGGATCGACGCGAAAGTGCACGCCCGACCAATGCAGACCGGCGCCGCCGACGCCATTGCCCGGCAGGAACGCGCCCAACTGGCGGTTCGGCAGGGCGATGTCGTTGACGCTATGACGAATGGTGACGGTCTCTTTGGAGATGTCCTGAAAGAGTTTTTTGCGCACACTGTAGGTGAGTTCGTCGATCACCTGCGGATAGTTGCCGTCGGGGTAGGTGTCCTGCATCGGCCCGCGCTCCAGCGCCAGCACATTGAGCCCCGCTTCGGTCAGCTCTTTGGCCATGATTGCGCCGGTCCAGCCGAAACCGACGATCACCGCGTCGACCTTCTTCATTACGGTTGCCATGCTCAAGCCCTCTCGCCGCGAATCGAAACTGCCGGGAAGGGGTATTGCTCGTTGCGTTCCACCCAATCCATGAAATCGGCGCGGGCGCCGGGGAAACCGATCATGGTCCAGCCGACCATGCCTTTATTGCCGCCGTGGATCGGGTCGCAGAAGAACCCTTCCTTGGTGTTTTGCAGCAGCAGGTTGAAGAAAATCTTCGCCGGAACGGCGTCAAATTGCGGTTTTCCAGCTTCGAGTTGTTTGAGCAAATCGTCTCGGGTAGCGCTGTCTTGCTCGGCAAATGTTTTACCGTTGAGGGATTTTGCCCACTGATCCGTGGCGGCGATGCCCAGGCGGTAGATCTCTTTTGGCACCAGTTTGCTCTGCCAGCCCATCTCCGGCGCGGCGTCGGCGTTGAACGGGCCTTGCATGTACCACAGGGCTCCGGCGGCGTAAGGGGTGTTCATCTGACGGTCGATGTATTCCGGCACACCGGCTTCGAGCGCGCCTGGGCCCTGGGCGTCGTTGGGGATCAACTGCGCCACGGCGGCATTGATGAATGCCCATTCTTCGGCGGTGAAATAGTTCGGCTGATAAGCGCTGGTATCAGTACGTGTCGGTTGTGGCGCAGGCGCGGCGAGAGTGGCTTCAGGCGCGGCTTGCAGGACACTGCTGCCGAGGCTGGTGCCTGCGAGGGTGACCACCGGAATCAGGGTCAGGGATTTGCGCAAAAACTCACGCCGCGGGTTGTCTCGATCTGCATCAGACATGGGGGGCACCTCATCAGGCATTGATGGTTGTCAGCCGTTTCTGCGAACGGCTCAAGAATTTTCGTTGCGACGTGACCGGTGATGGCCCGGAAAAGGGGGACACGTCTGCAACAAGATGTGACAAATGGTAGCAGCCTAAGCATCCGGATGAATCGATTAAGCGGAAAAAAGACTGAAATCAGCCGCTGAAACCGATGAAACGATGTGCGTTCACAATTCTTTGACAACCGCCTCACAGGGCTTTGACCGGCCATCATCGAAGCTGCAACTCCTCTCTTGCAGAATCCCGACACGGTCAACCCAGCATGTCTCGAGTGCGTCTTTTCCCTGCTTTGTGTTTGTCGCTTGTTGCCCTGTTGCACTTGATCCCGGCTCAGGCTGTCGCGGCAAATACCGCTCGCCCCGCTGATTGGGCGCAACCGGTCGAAGTGCAATACAACCTGTTCCAGATGTCGCCGACGCTTTACCGCAGTGCCTTGCCCGACGACGGTGCCGTGCCGCTGCTGAAGAATCTCAAGGTGGCCACGGTGATCAATTTTCTGCCGGAAGCGGACAGCAACTGGCTGTCCGAGCCGGGCATCAATCAGGTGCAACTGCCGTATCGCACCAACCACGTCGATGACAGCGATGTGCTCAAGACCCTGCGCGCCATCCAGGCCGGCGAGGCCAAGGGTCCGGTGCTGATGCATTGCAAGCACGGTTCCGACCGGACCGGATTGATGGCGGCGATGTATCGCGTGGTGGTGCAGGGCTGGAGCAAAGAGGACGCCTTGAGCGAAATGACTCAAGGTGGTTTCGGCGAGAGCGGCCACTTTCGCGACAGCGTGCGCTACGTGATGCAAGCGGATGTCGACAAGTTGCGCAGCGCACTGGCCAACGGCGATTGCAGCACCAGTGCGTTCGCGACCTG of the Pseudomonas sp. Seg1 genome contains:
- a CDS encoding gluconate 2-dehydrogenase subunit 3 family protein, producing MSDADRDNPRREFLRKSLTLIPVVTLAGTSLGSSVLQAAPEATLAAPAPQPTRTDTSAYQPNYFTAEEWAFINAAVAQLIPNDAQGPGALEAGVPEYIDRQMNTPYAAGALWYMQGPFNADAAPEMGWQSKLVPKEIYRLGIAATDQWAKSLNGKTFAEQDSATRDDLLKQLEAGKPQFDAVPAKIFFNLLLQNTKEGFFCDPIHGGNKGMVGWTMIGFPGARADFMDWVERNEQYPFPAVSIRGERA
- a CDS encoding PA0069 family radical SAM protein, yielding MINPLPPRGRGTATNPHNRFAPNRSVAEDDGWYQEVPETQNTEVMIETAKTIITRNTSPDLPFDRSINPYRGCEHGCIYCYARPSHAYWDMSPGLDFETKLIAKTNAAQVLEEQLSKRGYECAPINLGSNTDPYQPIEREHKITRQTLEVLLRYRHPVTIVTKGSLILRDLDLLTELAQHRLVAVMISLTTLDDELKRILEPRAAAPKARLRAIRVMREAGIPVGVLCSPMIPMINDSEIESLLTEAHAAGAQSAAYMMLRLPLEVAPLFEEWLNAHYPQRAAHVLSLIRQSRGGELYDSRFGARMRGEGPFADLLAQRFAKAIKRLGLNHREGYNLDCTAFCPPGRQMSLI
- a CDS encoding GMC family oxidoreductase, yielding MATVMKKVDAVIVGFGWTGAIMAKELTEAGLNVLALERGPMQDTYPDGNYPQVIDELTYSVRKKLFQDISKETVTIRHSVNDIALPNRQLGAFLPGNGVGGAGLHWSGVHFRVDPIELRMRSHYEERYGKSFIPKDMTIQDFGVSYEELEPFFDFAEKVFGTSGQAWTVKGQLVGQGKGGNPYAPDRSNPFPLEAQKNTVSAQLFGKAATEVGYKPYNLPSANTSGPYTNPYGAQMGPCNFCGFCSGYVCYMYSKASPNVNILPALKPLPNFELRPNSHVLRVNLDSTKSKATGVTYIDGQGREIEQPADLVILGAFQLHNVRLMLLSGIGKPYDPISGEGVVGRNFAYQNMATIKAFFDKDTHTNNFIGAGGNGVALDDFNADNFDHGPHGFVGGSPMWVNQAGSRPIAGTSNPPGTPAWGSAWKRATADYYTHQVSMDAHGAHQSYRGNYLDLDPVYRDAYGLPLLRMTFDWQENDIKMNRFMVEKMGKVAEAMGPKAIAVIGKKVGDHFNTASYQTTHLNGGAIMGTDPKKSALNRYLQSWDVHNVFVPGASAFPQGLGYNPTGLVAALTYWSAKAIREQYLKNPGPLVQA
- a CDS encoding tyrosine-protein phosphatase; the protein is MSRVRLFPALCLSLVALLHLIPAQAVAANTARPADWAQPVEVQYNLFQMSPTLYRSALPDDGAVPLLKNLKVATVINFLPEADSNWLSEPGINQVQLPYRTNHVDDSDVLKTLRAIQAGEAKGPVLMHCKHGSDRTGLMAAMYRVVVQGWSKEDALSEMTQGGFGESGHFRDSVRYVMQADVDKLRSALANGDCSTSAFATCSMKSWFQSVNLK
- a CDS encoding cytochrome c, translated to MKTIVIATLALLGSAALQAAEVDQALIKQGEYLARAGDCVACHTAKGGKPFAGGLPMETPIGTIYSTNITPDKTGVGDYSFADFDQAVRHGVAKNGSTLYPAMPYPSYARVSETDMQALYAYFMHGVQPVAQENKASDIPWPLSMRWPLMGWRWMFAPKVEDYKATSDDAVIDRGAYLVEGLGHCGACHTPRALTMQEKSLSAADGSTFLAGSAPLEGWIAKSLRGDHKDGLGSWSEEQLVQFLKTGRSDRSAVFGGMSDVVTHSMQYMTDTDLTAIARYLKSLPATDPNDQPHQYDEKAAKALWDGDDSQRGAAVYIDNCAACHRTDGHGYTRVFPALAGNPVLQSEDPTSLIHIVLKGGTLPATHTAPSTFTMPGFAWRLSDQEVADVVSFIRGSWGNKGAPVSAKEVAGLRSDDMKTTSTDDLGQVTDHH